A portion of the Blastopirellula sediminis genome contains these proteins:
- a CDS encoding cytochrome c3 family protein yields MDRFLFPRWVNRFVPLAGAGFVALAIYSGVVFVFAVAPETISVGHAPIQPVPFSHRLHAGRLKMDCRYCHNTVDKAAQAAVPPTATCGNCHSPAAADGSAKFAAVLTSSPLLEPVHESIATGDSVDWQRVHDLPDFVYFDHSAHVTRGVSCVSCHGRVDTMDVVTQVKPLSMAFCLDCHRNPDAHVRPLDEVTNLAWTAPGVDKDPNAAALLGAEIRKENGIQPSTNCSTCHR; encoded by the coding sequence ATGGACCGTTTCTTATTTCCCCGTTGGGTAAACCGTTTTGTGCCGCTAGCCGGCGCCGGTTTTGTTGCGCTCGCCATCTACAGCGGCGTAGTTTTCGTCTTTGCGGTTGCTCCGGAAACGATTAGCGTCGGGCATGCCCCGATTCAGCCGGTTCCGTTCAGCCATCGGCTGCATGCCGGCCGCTTGAAGATGGACTGCCGCTACTGCCACAACACCGTGGATAAAGCGGCCCAAGCGGCGGTTCCGCCGACCGCGACTTGCGGCAACTGCCATAGCCCGGCCGCCGCCGACGGCAGTGCGAAGTTCGCCGCCGTGCTGACGAGCAGCCCGCTGCTGGAGCCGGTGCACGAAAGCATTGCGACCGGCGACTCGGTCGACTGGCAGCGCGTGCATGACCTGCCCGACTTCGTTTACTTCGATCACAGCGCTCACGTTACGCGTGGCGTCTCTTGCGTTAGCTGCCATGGCCGTGTCGACACCATGGATGTCGTCACCCAGGTGAAACCGCTCTCGATGGCCTTCTGCTTGGATTGCCATCGCAACCCTGACGCTCATGTTCGTCCGCTGGACGAAGTGACGAATCTCGCCTGGACCGCTCCGGGCGTTGATAAGGATCCGAACGCCGCGGCGCTGTTGGGCGCCGAAATTCGTAAAGAAAACGGCATCCAACCTTCCACGAATTGTTCGACGTGCCATCGATGA